One genomic window of Aptenodytes patagonicus chromosome 3, bAptPat1.pri.cur, whole genome shotgun sequence includes the following:
- the LOC143158946 gene encoding interleukin-17F-like, which produces MAFASYAVVFRSLLLVLVLALTVRSSPHGRVVRPQPSKDGGSVRLSEDCLYRKDLKFPTMVKVDIRISNSDRAFRMVHDVRNRSLAPWDYRLDEDPNRFPQVIADAKCRLSGCMNPLGQEDHSLNSVPIKQEILVLRREQRGCLPTYHLEKKVITVGCTCATPVVHHQS; this is translated from the exons ATGGCTTTTGCCAGCTACGCTGTGGTG TTCAGATCACTGCTTTTGGTGCTGGTTCTAGCACTCACCGTAAGGAGCTCACCCCATGGGAGGGTAGTTCGTCCTCAACCCAGCAAGGACGGTGGCTCTGTGAGGCTTAGTGAAGATTGCCTGTACCGAAAGGATCTCAAATTCCCTACAATGGTGAAGGTTGACATTCGCATCAGCAATTCAGATCGTGCCTTTAGAATGGTCCACGATGTCAGGAACCGGTCTCTTGCTCCTTGGGATTACAG gctcGACGAGGACCCCAACCGCTTCCCCCAGGTGATCGCTGACGCTAAGTGCCGCCTCTCCGGCTGCATGAACCCACTGGGGCAGGAGGACCACAGCCTCAACTCCGTCCCCATCAAACAGGAGATCCTCGTCCTCCGGCGGGAGCAGCGGGGCTGCCTTCCCACCTACCACCTGGAGAAGAAAGTCATCACCGTGGGCTGCACGTGTGCCACTCCAGTCGTCCACCACCAGTCCTAG